A genomic region of Glycine max cultivar Williams 82 chromosome 15, Glycine_max_v4.0, whole genome shotgun sequence contains the following coding sequences:
- the SWEET41 gene encoding bidirectional sugar transporter SWEET2 yields the protein MFSGLPYIYSLLNCLICLWYGTPLISPDNLLVTTVNSIGAAFQLVYILFLMYAEKARKVRMVGLLLTVLGIFVIILVGSLQVDDSTMRGMFVRFLSCASLISTFASPLFIIKLVIQTKSVEFMPFYLSISTFLMSISFFLYGFLSDDAFIYVPNGIGTVLGMIQLVLYFYYKGSTSEECREPLIVSYE from the exons ATGTTCTCCGGGTTGCCTTATATTTATTCTCTCTTGAACTGCTTGATCTGCTTGTGGTATGGCACACCTCTTATATCACCTGATAATCTCTTGGTGACAACTGTTAATTCAATTGGAGCAGCCTTTCAGCTTGTGTACATCCTCTTCTTGATGTATGCTGAGAAAGCAAGAAAG GTGAGAATGGTTGGATTACTGCTAACAGTTTTGGGCATATTTGTGATCATACTTGTTGGGAGCTTGCAAGTTGATGACAGTACAATGCGCGGGATGTTTGTCAGATTCTTGAGTTGTGCTTCTCTCATTTCAACGTTTGCCTCTCCATTGTTTATAATT AAATTGGTGATTCAGACAAAAAGTGTTGAGTTTATGCCGTTTTATCTTTCAATTTCCACCTTCCTGATGAGCATCTCCTTCTTTCTTTATGGATTCCTCAGTGATGATGCCTTCATTTAT GTACCGAATGGGATAGGAACTGTTTTAGGAATGATACAATtggtattatatttttattacaaaggTTCAACCAGTGAAGAGTGCAGAGAACCCTTGATAGTGTCGTATGAATGA
- the LOC100786400 gene encoding uncharacterized protein codes for METLWDLEDKLKVSTLGAILLLACASFALLLWLCIAIILRRKAINNNKIVHQEGAIDDENENVTSITNTITTITTTTTPTEWSEPSCVGWISVKRVLMGSMLWSKASKLEENIAWQRERGSPLLGLQRQGPDSGWQSHNSESPVWQRPILRGEKCELPRFSGLILYDEKGRLLRDSEDETHFMETSPQEIGNVTVRTTLKDLL; via the exons ATGGAAACTTTGTGGGATTTGGAAGACAAATTGAAGGTTTCAACACTAGGTGCTATTCTTCTACTTGCATGTGCAAGCTTTGCTCTTCTTCTGTGGCTTTGCATTGCTATTATACTTAGAAGGAAGGCCATTAACAATAATAAGATTGTGCACCAAGAGGGTGCTATAGATGATGAGAATGAAAATGTTACCTCAATTACTAATACTATTACCActattactactactactacccCTACAGAATGGTCAGAGCCAAGTTGTGTGGGGTGGATTTCAGTGAAGAGGGTTCTAATGGGGTCAATGCTGTGGAGCAAGGCAAGCAAATTGGAGGAGAACATTGCATGGCAGAGAGAGAGGGGATCCCCTCTGCTTGGCCTACAAAGGCAGGGTCCTGATAGTGGGTGGCAAAGCCATAACTCGGAATCACCGGTGTGGCAAAGACCAATACTGAGGGGGGAGAAGTGTGAGTTGCCAAGGTTTAGTGGCCTCATTCTCTATGATGAGAAAGGAAGACTTCTTCGTGATTCAGAGGATGAAACTCACTTCATGGAAACTTCACCACAG GAAATAGGAAATGTTACAGTGAGGACTACTCTAAAAGATTTACTTTAG